A segment of the Agromyces sp. H17E-10 genome:
CCGGTGTGCCCTGGGCGGGCGGTGCACTGCTGCTGGCTGCGGGATGCGGCGGCTACACCGTGGCACTGAGCGTCGGCCTCTCGAAACGCCGCGAGGGCGCCATCGAGGCCGAGCGCGTGCGCGACGCGATGCGCGACGGCGAGTGATCGGCGCGGCGGCGCAGGGTCAGGCCGACAGCGTCTCGACGCGACCGTTCAGCTCCGCGGCATCCTGAGACCAGAGGGCCACCACCGCGTCGGCGAGCCGGTCCTCGAGGCCGGCGAGCGCCTTGACCCGGAAGGTGACCGCGGCGGAGCCGGGCGCCTCCTTGCCGAGGCCGTGCGCGAGCGACTGCATCCACGACTCGCTCGCCGCCTTGACGGCCGTGTAGTTCGCGCCGCCCGCGGTCGGGTGCTCGACGGTCGTCGACGAGACGATCGCGATGCGGCCGGCAGGGGACGCGACGAGGTCGTCCCACAGTGCACGGCTCACGTGGCGCAGCGACGAGAACGAGCGCCCGAGCACGCGGAAGTCCTCCTCGGTCTGGCCGGGGATGCCGCCGCCGCCGCGCCACCCGCCGACGAGGTGGATGATGCCGTCGACGTCGCCCACCCGGCCGTGCACGCGCATCGCGAGCGGCCACACCTGCATCTGGTCGGTGAGGTCGGCGACCTCGGTCACGATGCCCGGCAGCTCGGCCGCCATCTCGTCGAGCCGGCCGCGGTCGCTGCCGACGGCGACGACGCGGGCGCCGGCCTCGAGCAGCTTGCGGGCGACGGCACGGCCGGAGGCGCTCGTGGCGCCCGCGATGAGGACGACGCGCCCTGCGGCGCCCGTGGGCTCAGTGGTGTCGGTCATGTGGAGGCTCCTCTTCGAGCTGGGGGAATCGGCCGGTCGAATGTGATTCAGGAGAACGAAAGCTGCTCAGGACGAAATCGCCGATTCCGTCCTGAGCAGCGTACGTCTTCCTGAAACGGTGGCGTCAGTCCTTGGCCGTGATGCCGACGGTCGACTCGATGACGGGCTTCATCTTCTTGTCGAGCGCCTCGAAGAACATCGAGAGCGGGAACTCGTCGTCCATCACGAGGTCGGTGTAGCCCTTGGGCGGGCCGGCGAGCACCTCGCGCGGCAGGCCATCGGCCCAGACCGACGCGGGGTTCGGCGTGACGACCGATGTGACGAGCTCGTAGGCCTTCAGCCAGTGCACCGTCTTCGGGCGGTCGATCGACTCCCAGTAGAGCTGGTCGATCGCGTCGCCGAGCTCGACGACCGCGTCGGCCACCTTGTCCCAGTCGAAGCTGAGCTCGACGTCGCGCCACTCGAGCACGTGCTTCTGGTGCAGCCACGCGAAGAGCAGCTGGCCGCCGAGGCCGTCGTAGTTGCGCACCCGGTTGCCGGTGATCGCGAAGCGGAAGATGCGGTCGAAGATGACGGCGTACTGCACGAGCTTGCCGGTCGAGCGCATCTGCTCCTCGACGTCGGTGAGCTCCTCGCCCTTGGCCAGGCGCGCGTCGAGCGAACGCTGGATCTTCACCGACTCGCGGAACGCGGTCAGGTCGCAGCGCAGCTCCTCGAGCGAGTAGAGGAAGAACGGCATGCGCTGCTTGATCATGAACGGGTCGAACGGCAGGTCGCCGCGCATGTGCGTGCGGTCGTGGATGATGTCCCACATGACGAAGGTGCGCTCGGTGAGCTCCTGGTCGGTGAGCATCTCGGCCGCGTCGGCGGGCAGCTCGAGCTTCGTGATGTCGCTCGCGGCGCGCACGACCTTGCGGTAGCGGGCGGCCTCGCGGTCCTGGAAGATGGCGCCCCACGTGAACGTCGGGATCTCGCGCATGGCGACCGTCTCGGGGAAGAGCACGGCCGAGTTGGTGTCGTAACCGGGCGTGAAGTCGACAAGTCGAAGCGAGACGAAGAGCTTGTTGCCGTAGTCGCCGGCCTCGAGGGCGGCGATGAACTCGGGCCAGATCGTCTCGACGACGAGCGCCTCGACGTGACGGTCGAGCGAGCCGTTCTGGGTGTACATCGGGAACACGACGAGGTGACGGATGCCGTCGATGCGGTGACGCTGCGGCTGGAACTCGACGAGCGAGTCGAGGAAGTCGGGGACCTCGAGGCCCTCGGCCTGCCACTTGCGGAAGTCGGCCTGCAGCGCGGTCAGGTAGGCGGCCTCGTGCGGGAAGCGCGGCGCGAGCGCGGCGACCGACTCGACGATGGCGTCGACGAGGGCGGATGCCTCAGGCTTGTCGCCCTCCGCGGGGACCGAGCCGTCCTTCACCTGGAGCGACTGCAGCTTCGTCGCCGACTCCTTGAGGCGGAGCCACGCGGCGTCGTTCTCGACGCCGTCGGCGAGGGCGATCTGCTCGGCGGTGACGTCCTCGAGGACCTCGGGTTCGCCGACGATGGGGTCGATCGTGATGTTCGACATGTGAACCTCCGTTCCTCGTTGAGGGGATCAGGTGTTGCGATTGGCAGATGGCGCGCGGCATGAATCGCCGCACAACTCAAGGCTACGAGGCATCCCCTCGCGAATGGTTGCGCCCTGACGCGGGAATCCTGCGTTGCGGCCTGAATCGGCGACCGAGATCGCCGCGGCCGCGCAACGCTGTCGAACTCCCGGTGTTGAGAATACCTCAGCGTCAGCACGGGTGGTGTTCGGTGCCTGCACGCGACTCGACCGCGCCGACGCGGACGCGGGGTCCGGGGGTCGTCCTGATGTCGGGGCGGCGGGTGATCCATAACGTGAGGTTTGTTCAGATCCCCATCAACCCCCGACAGAACAGGAGAGGACCATGAACATCACGAAGGGCGGAGTAGCCGCGATCGGCGCCGCCGTGATCATCATCTCGATCAGCGGGTGCGCCGGTGTGCGCAGCCAGGTCGAGCAGGGTTCGGGCGCCGCGAGCGTGACCTCGCTGCACGCCCAGCAGGACGCCGCCCACCGCGAGGCCGCGCTCGAACGAGCCGCCGCCAACGGGGTCCAGCGCGTGACCACCTCGCTCAAGGCGCAGCAGGACTCGGCGCGTGCCGAGTCCGCGCAGGAGCGGAGCGCCCGCACCGGGCGGTCGACCGGCCCGCAGTCGGTGCGAACCGTGAGCGTGTCGATCTCGGAGCTCATGCGCCAGCAGAAGCAGGCGGACACGATCGGCGGCGACGCCCCGAGTGCCGCCGACATGCAGGGTCAGCGCCTCGCGCAGTACGGCGAGCAGTTCCAGGCCCAGCAGCACGAGACCCCCGTCCCGACCACGCTGCCGCGCCCGATCTCATCGCGCAATCGATGAGCCGCACCCGAGAGCGGGGCTCGTGCCGACCGGCCGACCCCGCTCTCGTTCTGCGCGCCCGCGCACTCCGCCCATAGCGGACGCATAGCGTTCGCCCGTATCGTCGGTGCCGGGCCGCACTCCGCCGGCCCGCCGGGGCTCACCAGCGAGCGCCTGTCACGACGATCCCGAAACGAGTCGCCCGAATGACCACTGCACGTCCGTCCGCCGCCGTCGCGCTGATCCTGCCCACCCTCGCACTCGCGGGCTCCGTCGTCGTCACCGTGCTCGGCGCCCTCTCGACCAACTCGGCGACCTCCACGCTGAACGCCGCGCTCACGAGCCAGACCGGCACCGCCGCCGACGTCTACGGCAGCCAGTCGGCGATCGTCGTCTCGAGCGGGCTGCTCACGGCCGGCATCGTCGGCATCGTCGTGTCGCTCGCCGTCTTCGGCGTGCTCATCGGCTTCGGCGCGCTGTCGAAGCCCGTCGCCGAGGCGCCGATCGACGAGGCCGAGCCGGCCGACGGCGAGTTCGTCGATGCCCCGGTCGTCGCGCCGGCCGCCGCATCGGCGGTCGAGCCCGCGGCGGCGCCGGTCGCCGAGGCGCCGATCGCCGAGGCCCAGGTCGACGAGGCGCCGGTGGTCGAGAACGCTCCCGCCGAGGCATCCGCTTCGACCGGATCGGCCGCCGCCGACGAGTCGCCGCGCGCCTGAGCCGAAGACCCCCTCGAAGAGCCTCTGTGCGCTGCCGCGCTCAGAGGCTCTTCGCCATGTGCAGCGACGCCGCCTCGAAGCCGAGGCTCTCGTAGAGCTCGATCGCGGGCAGGTTGTACGCGAAGACGTTGAGCCCGAGCGTCGGCGAACCGTGCTCGCGTGCGACCTGCTCGGCGTGACGCATCGCCGCACGCCCGAGGCCGCGACGGCGGTAGGGCTCGCGCACGTGCACGTCCCACACCCACCACGCGTCGCCGCCCTCGGCCCACGGGCCGAGCCACAGCCAGCCGGCGTCATCGCCGTCGACGAAGATCGCGAGCAGCACGTGCTCGGGTTTCATCTCGCCGTCGGCGAAGAAGCGGTTCACCGATGCCTCGACGGCCGCCTTCGCCTCGGAGGGCGTGTCGCCCGCGCGGAGCCGGGCCGCCTCGTAGTACGCCATCGACTCGGGCAGCCACATGCGCAGGTCGTCGCCCGCGATCGGGCGGAACTCGACGCCGGGCATCGCCTCGTCGACCGCGGCGGACTCGGACTCGGTGATCGCTTCGCTCATCGCTCCATCGTCGCCGATGCACCCGTGCGAGGGAAGGGCGGCGATAACGTACCTGCATGACGGATGCCGCGGCACGGCCGCAGACGGCCGCCGGCGTGCGTGCGGCGCTCGCCGCCGCAGCCGATCCCGACCGCGTGCCGCAGCTCGCGCGGTTCTTCAAGACCGGCCCCGGCGGGTACGCCGAGGGCGACCGGTTCATCGGCGTGACCGTACCGCAGACCCGGGCGGTCGTGCGCGAGTTCGCCGACCTGCCGCTCGTCGAGTCGATGTCGCTGCTGGACAGCCCGATCCACGAGCATCGGCTCGCGGCGCTCATCGTCATGGTCGGGCAGTTCGCTCGTGCGAGCCGCCCGCGCTCGCGCGACGACGCGGCGCGCGAGCGCCTGTACACCGCCTACCTCGACGCGGTCGAGCGGGGCCGGGTCGACAACTGGGACCTCGTCGACAGCTCGGCCGAGGTGCTCGTCGGCGAGGTGCTGTTCCCCGGCGCGCCCGTCGACCGGGTCGAACCGGAGCTGATCGTCGGGCTCGCGGCATCCCCGTCGGTGTGGTCGCGGCGCGTCGCCGTGCTCGCGACCTTCGCGGCGACGAAGGCGGGCGACGCCCGCCCGACGCTCGCGGTCGCCGAGCGGCTGCTCGACGACCGGCACGACCTCATCCAGAAGGCCGTCGGCTGGATGCTGCGCGAGGCCGGCAAGCGGGTCGGCGTCGACGTGCTCACCGGGTTCCTCGACGTGCATGCGGCGCGGATGCCGCGGACGATGCTCTCGTACGCGACCGAGCACCTCTCGCCCGAGCAGCGGGCCGCGTATCGCGCGATGCGCTGAGCGGGTCGGCGGTCAGACCGCGCGGTCTGGTGCGGCGGGTGCTTCGGGTGCAGTCTTGGAGCACGAGACGAGGGGGTCCATCGTGCAGGTCGACATCATCCACCATGCTCCGCCGTATCGCGTCGGGGTCTTCATCGGCAGCCTCGCGAGCGATTCGATCAACCGCACGCTCGCGAAGGCCCTCATGCGGCTCGCGCCCGAGGAGTTCGCCTTCGAGGAGATCGTCTACCGCGACCTGCCGCTCTACAGTCGCGACTACGACGCCGACTACCCGCAGGTCGCCCGCGACTACAAGGCGGCGATCCAGCGCTCCGATGCCCTGCTGTTCGTGACGCCCGAGTACAACCGCTCGGTGCCCGGGCCGCTCAAGAACGCGATCGACTGGGCGAGCCGGCCGTGGGGCGAGAACGCGCTCACCGGGCGGCCGTCGGCCGTCATCGGCGCCTCGCCCGGCGCGCTCGGCACGGCGGTCGCGCAGCAGAGCCTTCGCAGCATCCTGAGCTTCTGCAACGCACCCCAGATGAATGCGCCCGAGGCGTACATCCACGTCACTCCCGGGCTCATCGCCGACGACGGCGAGGTCACCGTCGAGAGCACGGAGGAGTTCCTGCGGGTGTTCATGCAGCGGTTCCTCGAGTTCACGACCCGGGTGCTGACGGTGCTGCCGCGGCCCGACTGATCGGACGATGCCTGGCCCGCGCGGCGGGCGGTGGGGTGCTCCGGCGCGCTCGCTCCTGCGCGCTCGCCCCAGCCCGCGCTCGCCGGAGGGCGCGCTCGCTACAGCCCGCGCTCGCCGAGCCAGTCGAGCAGCGCGGTACCGACCTCGGCCGGGCGCTCGACGCTCGGCAGGTGCGCGGTGCCCGCGATGCGCAGCCCGGTCACGTCGGGCACCCGGTCGACGATGGCGTCGAACTGCACGGCGAACGGCGACAGGTCGAACTCGCCGACCATTGCAAGGGTCGGCGTCGCGATCTCGCCGAGGCGCTCGGCGGCGGGCGGGTCGAGCGGCACCTGGTCGCCGTCGTCGGCGACATGCGCGACGTTCGGCTCGGCGAGCTCGTGGGCGCGGGCCAGGTACCCGGGGTCGATGTCGGACGCCGAGCGCCCCGAGCCGATGGCGAACACCGCCGTCTCGAGCCGGATGTAACCGGCCGGGTCGGCGAGCGCATCGATCGCGTCGACCTCGTCGAGACGCCGCTGCTCGTCGGCGGACGGCTCGACGTCGGGGAACCCGCCGATGCGCGCACCGATCGTCACGAGCCCGGCCACCCGGCGGGGCGCCGCGAGCGCCACGTCGATCGCGAGCGCACCGCCGCGGCTCGCACCCACGACGGTCGCGCGCTCGACGCCGAGGTGGTCGAGCAGCGCGACGGCGTCGTCGTGGTTCGCGAAGGGCACCGAGAAGTCGTGCCGCGTGCCGCCGAACCCGCGGGGGTCGTAGCGCACGACGAAGTGGTCGGCGGCGAGGTCGTCGACGACCTCGTCCCACATGCGGAGGGTGGCGATGCCGGCAGGGATCAGCAGCAGCGCGGGAGCGGAGACGGCACCGGCCGTCTCGTAGTAGAGCTCGGCGCCGGGGAGTTCGAGGGTGGGCATCCAGCGATCATATGGGCGCGCGCTCGGTCGGCGCGCGGCGTCAGTCCTTGCCCTTGCCGCCGCCCTTGCCCTTGTCTTTGTCGTCGCCCTTGTCGTCGTTGCGATTGCTTCCGCTGTTGCCGGGAGCGTCGTCGGTGTCCGGCGGCGGCGCCGGGGCGACGGTGGGCTCCTCGCTCGGTGTCGTCGACTCGACCGGCGCGGACGGGGAGGGCGTGTGCTCGGCGTCGACGGGCGTCGTCAGCGCCCCGATGACCGCGTGCGCGAGCAGCACGATCGCCACCGCCGCGGCTGCGAGTGCCGCGACGATCAGCACCGGCCGTCGTCGGCGCGGGGGCGCATCCGCGGGGCGGGCCGGGCCGACGGGACCGGCGGGATCTGGACCAGCCGGATCTGGGCCGGCGGGCGTCATGACGGCCGTCGCAGCGGTCGCACCTCCGAGCGGGACGGGCATCACCTTCGTCGCCCCGGTCGCGGCATCCGCGTCGGTCGGAGTCACGTCGAGCCCGGCTGCCGCCACCGCCACCTCGAGCCCGCTCGGTCGGTCTTGGGGGTCGCGTGCGGTCATCGCCGAGAGCAGTGCGACCCAGTCGGCGCCGAGCCGCTCGGGCACCTCGGGGTCGCGCACGAGCCGTGCGCCCGCGGCCTCCGCCGCCGGACCCGGGAACGCGGCCTGCCCGGTGCGTGCCTCGAGCGCGAGCAGCCCGAGCGAGTACACGTCGGCGGCAGGGCCCGCGGGCGCCCCGCTCACCTGCTCGGGGCTGAGGTACCCGGGCGTGCCGACGAGCAGCCCCGTGCGCGTGAGTCTCGCGTCGTCGATGAGGCGCGCGATACCGAAGTCGGCGAGCTTCGCGTTCCACCGGCGCGACGGCAGGTGGGCCGGTTCGAGCAGCACGTTCGCAGGCTTCACGTCGCGGTGCACGATGCCGCGCTCGTGGATCACGTGCAGGGCTTCGCCGAGGTCGGCGAGGAGCGCTGCCGCCTCGGGCGCGTCGAGCGGCCCGGAGCGCAGGGCCTCACGCAGGTCCTGCCCGTCGACGAGTTCCATCACGAGGTACTCGCGCCCCGTGCCGGCGTCGCGCGACGCGTCGTAGAGTCGCACGAGCGCCCGGTGCTGCAGGCTCGCGAGCAACGCGATCTCCGACGCGCGTCGGGCCGAGTCGTCGATGCCCTCGGCGGACGCGTCGAAGAGCTTCACCGCGACCGGGCGGCCGAGCGAGCCGTCGGTCGCCCGGTACACGCTCGCCATGCCACCGCGCCCGATGAGGGCGTCGATCCGGTAGCGCCCGCCGAGCACCGTGCCGAGGAACGGGTCGGCGCCGGGATCGTGCGTACTCGTCACACCGTCGAGCGTAGCCCGGGCATCCCGGGACGGGCTGGGGGTTGCCTCGATGCCGGACTCACCCGAAGATCATCGGCAGGTCGCCGTCGTCGTCGCCCAGGTCGAGGTCGACGAGCACCGGAACGTGGTCGCTCGGGGCGTCGCCCTTGCGCTCGTTGCGGTGGATCGAGGCGCCTGCGACCGCGTCGGCGAACGCCTGCGAGCCGAGGATGAAGTCGATGCGCATGCCCTCGTTGCGCGGGAACCGCAGCTGCTTGTAGTCCCAGTACGTGAAGAGCCCCTCGGGTACGTGCGGGCGCACGACGTCGGCGAGCCCGGCGCCCTCGAGGGCGAAGAACGCCGCGCGTTCTTCGGGGGAGACGTGCGTGGTCTGCCCGACGACGACGGTCGGGTCGCCGTTGTCGACGTCGAACGGGGCGACGTTGAAGTCGCCCATGAGTGCGAACGGCCGAGCCGGGTGGGCCGTGGTCTCGGCCCGGGCGTACTCGGTGAGCGCCGCGTAGAAGTCGAGCTTGTACGTGAGGTGCGGGTCGCCGAGAGCACGGCCGTTCGGCACGTAGAGGCTCCAGAGGCGCACGTCGTCGACCGTCGCGCCGATCGCCCGCGCCTCCTTCGGCAGGTCGGGGCCGTCATGCCCCTTCAGGAATCCGGGCATGCCGGGGAACTCGATCTCGACGTCGCCGATCGGCGACCGGCTCGCGATCGCGACGCCGTTCCACTGGTTGAGCCCGTGCAGCGCGAGTTCGTAGCCCGCCTGCTCGAAGGCATCGTGCGGGAACTGCTCGGGCTTGCACTTGATCTCCTGCATCGCGAGCACGTCGACGTCCTCGCGCACCATCCAGTCGACGACGCGGCCGACGCGGGTGCGGATCGAGTTGACGTTCCAGGTGGCGATGCGCATGGGTTCCAGCGTAGGTCAGGCCGGGGACACCTGAGCGCGCGGGTCAGTCGCGCCGGCTGGCCATGAGCGGCACGACGACCCAGACTGCGACGACGGCCAGCAGCGACATGCCGATCGCGACGAAGCCGGCCTCGCGGCTCACCGCGACGTCGAAGATGAGTCCGGCGACCCCGACGGCCAGCAGCGAGACGACGCCGAGCAGCACGAAGAGCATGCGGTTGGCGGTGCGCACGAGACGGTCCTTCTGGCGGCGCCCGTAGAGCATGCGGTGCAGGATGACGGGCGCAAGGCCGAGCACCGTCGCGAGTGCCGCGAGGGCGACGAGGGTGAGGTAGAGCCCGAGCTCGTAGTCGTCGAGCTCGGTGAACCGCGGCTGGAAGGCGGCCGCGAGCAGGAAGCCCGAGATGAGCTGCGTCCCCGTGAGCACCGAACGCAGCTCCTGCAGGATGTCCGCCCAATTGCGGTCGAGGCGCTCGGTCGGCGTCTCGTTGCGCGCCGGCGTCTCGGCGTGCTCGGCGGCATCGCCACCCTCGGTCTGGTCGTGCCGTCCTGCATCGGTGCGCATGGCGGGCTTCGCGTGCCCGGCGGGATCGGTGGCCATACGCGATCGTAGCGCCGCGGCATCCCGCTCGTTCAGCCCTTGCCGGGAGCGCACCGGTCGTGGCAGGGCGGGGCGATGCCAGAATGGACGCGCCGCGACTCCGCGGCGACGGAGTCCGATGGGGGAGCGTCCATGGCCGCAGGTTTCAGTGTCGAGGGCGTCGACGGGCTGCCCGAGATCTCGACGGGCGACGATCTCGCGGCGCTCATCGCCGGCGCGACCGAACTCGCCGACGGCGACATCCTCGTGGTCACGTCGAAGATCGTCTCGAAGGCCGAGGGGCGCGTGGTCGAGGCAGCCGACCGCGAAGCCGCGATCACCGCCGAGACGGTGCGCGTCGTCGCGAGCCGCGAGTTCGACGGGGGCATCACCCGCATCGTCGAGAACCGCCAGGGCATCGTCGGAGCCGCTGCCGGCGTCGACGCTTCCAACGCTCCCGACGGCACGGTGCTGCTACTGCCGGTGGATCCAGATGCCTCGGCACGCGACCTCGCGACCGGGCTGCGCGCGCTCACGGGCGCCCGGATCGGCGTCATCCTCTCCGACACGCTCGGTCGGCCGTGGCGCGAGGGCCAGACCGACATCGCGATCGGCGCTGCCGGCGTGCACGTCTTCGACGACCTGCGCGGCGGCACGGATGCCTCGGGCAAACCGCTCTCGGTGACGATGCCGTGCGTGGCCGACGAGATCGCCGGTGCGGGCGAGCTCGTCAAGGGCAAGTCGTCGGGGGTTCCGGTGGCGATCGTGCGCGGCCTCGACCGCTACGTGGGCGACCTCGACCTGCCCGGGGCGCGGTCGATCCAGCGCCCGAGCGAGCGCGACCTGTTCCGGCAGGGTGCCGACGAGGCGTACGACGAGGGGTACCGTGCGGGCTTCGACGAAGCGCAGGCCGAGGGGTCGCTGCGCAGCAGCGGAGACGACTTCGAGTAACGCCCGCCGGCGACCGTTCGGCTTTTGGATCCAAAGTCTGTGCCGGGCGCGATTCTTCCGATACATTCGGGTGCCATGAGCGAACTCACCGCCCCCAGGGGCCGGACCTCGGGCTCCGGGCTCGACGCCGACGCGCTGCAGCAGCTCGCGGGCAAGCACCAGGGCGGATACCGCTCGGTCGGAGTCATGGTCTACGAGATCCTCCGCGACGCCATCCTGAGCGGCACCCTGCCGCCCGGACAGAAGCTGCGCCAGGAGACCCTCGCCGAATCGATCGGCGTCTCGCGGCTGCCGGTTCGGTCGGCGCTCATCCAGCTCGAGGCCGACGGGCTCGTCGAGTTCCATGAGCGGCGCGGCGCGGTCGTGAAGTCGCTCTCGGTCGAGCAGGCGCGCGAGGTCTACGCCGTGCGCGCGCTGCTCGAGGGCGAGGCGCTGCGGCTGTCGATGGCGGAAATGACGCCAGAGCGCATCGAGCGCCTGCGCGAGCTCGGACGCACGGCCGACGCCGAGGAGGAGGGCGCCGACTTCGTCGACGCCCGCACCGAGTTCTACGCCGTGCTCTACGACGCGGCCGCTCGCCCGGTGCTCTGGGAGATGATCGAGCAGCTGCGCCTCAAGGTCGGCCGCTACGTGCTCGGCTGGCGCGTCGACGGCGCCGAGCCCGGACACTCGCGCTCGCACTCCCACGAGGAGCTCATCGCGGCCGTCGAGGGCGGCGACGTCGACCACGCGCTCGAGGTGCAGCGCTCGCACCTCGAACGGGTTCGCGACGCCGTGCTCGAGCTGCTCGACCGCGAGTCGGCTGCGGCGCCCGCGCGCCGCTGAGTCGAAGCCGGGGCCTCGTCGTCCGCGCGGCGCGAGCGAGCGGCATCCGTCTCACCCTTGCTCTTGCTTTTTGGATCCAGTATCCGAAACAATGGCAACCACGACGGGATGTCTCTTGCGGGCGCCCGCCCGTCGACCCGTCGGAATCCGCGAGGATGGAGGAGTGTCAGTGCACATCGGCTACGCCGCCATGCTCGAGCAGTTCCCTCCCGCCGAGGCGGTCGCGCTCGCCGCGCTCGCCGAGCAGCACGGCTTCACGGGGGTCATGGCCACCGACCACTTCCAGCCGTGGACGCCGCGGCTCGGCCAGTCGTCGCACGTGTGGAGCGTGCTCGGCGCACTCGGCGAGCGGACGCGCGGCGACTTCGGCCCGGGCGTGACCACGCCGACGTTCCGCACGCACCCCGCGGTCGTCGCACAGGCGAGCGCGACCCTCGCCTCGATGTACCCGGGAAGGCACTGGCTCGGCATCGGGTCGGGCGAGGCGCTCAATGAACACATCGTGGGCGAGTACTGGCCCGAGGCCCCCGACCGCATCAACCGCATGTTCGAGGCCGTCGAGCTCATCAAGAAGCTCTTCACCGCGTCGATCGCCGGCCGCGACGTGCGCCACGCGGGCCCGAGCTTCAAGCTCGAGACCACTCGCCTCTGGACCATGCCGCCGACCGCCCCCGAGATCTACGTCGCGACGGCCGGACCGGTCACCGCGCGCCGCGCCGGCCGGGTCGCCGACGGGCTCATCACGACCACCGGGCCGATGGACCGGCTCGAGGCCCTGCTCGCCCGCTTCGCCGACGGTGCGCGCGACGGCGGCCGCGATGTGCGGCGCATGCCCAAGATCCTGCAGCTGCACCTCTCGTGGGCCGCGACCGACGAGGACGCGATGCGCAACGCGCTCACCGAATGGCCGATCGCGGGCATGCGGTTCGGGCGCAGCGACATCCGC
Coding sequences within it:
- a CDS encoding TIGR03557 family F420-dependent LLM class oxidoreductase, producing MLEQFPPAEAVALAALAEQHGFTGVMATDHFQPWTPRLGQSSHVWSVLGALGERTRGDFGPGVTTPTFRTHPAVVAQASATLASMYPGRHWLGIGSGEALNEHIVGEYWPEAPDRINRMFEAVELIKKLFTASIAGRDVRHAGPSFKLETTRLWTMPPTAPEIYVATAGPVTARRAGRVADGLITTTGPMDRLEALLARFADGARDGGRDVRRMPKILQLHLSWAATDEDAMRNALTEWPIAGMRFGRSDIRSPFEFEQLARTVRPEDFEGRMVVSADPDRHRAEIQRYLDLGFDRIYLHNVGRNQADWLEVFGREVLPGLRA
- a CDS encoding GntR family transcriptional regulator; translation: MSELTAPRGRTSGSGLDADALQQLAGKHQGGYRSVGVMVYEILRDAILSGTLPPGQKLRQETLAESIGVSRLPVRSALIQLEADGLVEFHERRGAVVKSLSVEQAREVYAVRALLEGEALRLSMAEMTPERIERLRELGRTADAEEEGADFVDARTEFYAVLYDAAARPVLWEMIEQLRLKVGRYVLGWRVDGAEPGHSRSHSHEELIAAVEGGDVDHALEVQRSHLERVRDAVLELLDRESAAAPARR